CGCCCCACACAGCCCGCCCTCATCTGAGGCAGCAGCGTCTCCTGGCGGCCAGACCTGGAACCGCAGCAGGAGCGACCCGGCTTCTAGAAGCAGACAAACTGCGTAACGCTCCCAAGATGTCACGTTTATTGCAGCTGAGCAGAGACAGGCTGTGCGGACCTCCCTCAACCCCTTccaacccccagcccctccccaaaCCCCAGCTGCAACTACGCCGCCGGTCCCTAGAGTGCTGCTTGACAGCGCGTGGCGGTGCCCGGAGCCTTAAGACACCGCGTCCAGCCTCTGGCGCCTTCAGTCATGGTAGGGGACTCCAGAGGGCACGCCCCCCTCTTGAAGTCCTAAGTCCGGTTTGGAGGCAGCGGAACCTCCAGAGAGGTCAGAGGTAGAGCGAGGACACTGTCGGAGGCGGTGGCGCTGGTCTGGAGTGCGGGAAGCCGAGAAAAAAGGGTCAGAGACCCCCTTCCCCCAGGTCACTCGCCCCGCCCACCCATCCCCAGGGCTCCTCCTACCTGGAGGGTAGCGCTAGGGGCGGGATTCCagctcctgggcctggcaggtcACCGGATGGGCACCGGCCCTGGGGGTCGGCAGGCAGTGGCTTCCTTGGGGGTGGGGGCTTGGCTGGCCCCTGAGActgagggagagaaggcaggaggcCGGCTTAGGTGGGGGGGGTGTCATGTTGCCCACCCCCAACGCACTGGTGCTGGGGAACACCAGCTTGGGGGCAGCACCATCGGTCACCCTTGTCTGCAAACAAACCTGTCACCATTAAAGGCACCACCTGGATATGTGCCCTCATGCACTGAGGGGGCATCTCGCCACCGCCACCACCGTCATGGCTACCAGCACCACAGCCCTAGATGGGGGGAGAGGCCGTGCCCTTCTCTCCCCCCACCATTACCTTCGGGCTTCTCACCATCGGGTCAGCGGGCAGAGGGCGGGTAGGGGGATTGGGTCGGTCAGCCAGCTCAGCCTGAACAGAGAGAGGGGCAGTGGCTGTGAGAGCATAACCAGGGGCTGTGGACATGCATAGAGATTCCCCAGAGGGGTTCAAGTCAACATGCAAAGTCAGCCAGGGGGCAGGAGAGAATGAGGGCATGCGCAGAGGGTTTGGAGGCATGCCAGCTGATGTCTCAGGGGAGGAAGGTGTAGGTCAACCGCGGAGTCCCTGGCCGACTGCAGTCCCGCCACTGACCACCAGATGGTGGTAgaaaccaaggcaggaggctcacccTTTGCTGCTTCTGGGGCTCAGAGTGTCTGAAGGCTGAGGGGCACCCCGATCACCTAATGAAGAGCACCACTGGCAGGGAGCAGGGATGAGAACTGCAGTTGGGTACCAAGcctcccacctgccttggctcaGGGCGGGCCCTGGCCCAGATTTACCTGGAGTCTCTTGGGCACAGGGTCAGGCGGCAGCGGCCTGGAAGGGGGGGCCGGGAAGCCGAGAGCACTAGCCTGCTGAGAGGGCAGGAGGGGCAGATGGGCACagagggggaagaggaagcagagagacAGAGTGGGCAGAGAAGGGTCAGTGCCCAGGGAGGGCTGGCAGGGGCCGAGGGCAGTGGGTGCTGTGCATGCAGTTACGCAGGTGCATGCAGGTGGGGAGCAAGTGGGGAGGAGGTGTGCACACACTCCCATCATCCAAGCAGAGGGCTTAGGGCGGGGGTGCTCACCAGCCCTTCTAACATGGTGACCTGGGCCCACGGAAGGCCATTCTGAGCACCACTGCCCTTGTGCCCTCCTGGGGTCACTGCTGGGGGCATGGATAGACCCACCTCTCAAAGCCACCTCTTGGCCAGTGGATGGAGCCCAGCAGCCCCTGCTCCAGCTGGCTGCCCTCCCCACTCTTCTGGACTCAGCTTCTCTGCCTGTAgccaggggaggggaaggcagggcagggcagggctggcccTGACTCCTTCGACTGACTCTTGGGCAGTGCTAGCCTTTCTCTGAGTCTGGAGCCTTTAATGTGCACCCCCCAGGGTCCAAGCTGGATGCCCAGCCAAGGTGGAGTCCCCTTCCTCTGGCATCTGGGACTCACCTTAGTGCCTCGTGCCAGCAGGGCCCTCTGCGGAGGTCCTGGCCGTTCAGGGGGACCAGACTGGGCTGCCCTATGCATGAGGAAAGGCAAGAAGGGAGAGGGCCCAGCCTCAGACCCTGTTCTCTACCTTATGCCATCCTTGAGTGGGGTTAACCCTTTCTTTGCAGGCACTTATGTGTGGTATAGGGAAAACTGTGGTGGGGCCTGTGGGGGCGTTATTTATTAGCTTGAGGGAAGACCCCACTTATCCAGCACAGGAGCTCCTGGGGAGAAATGGCCCTAGCACTCCAGCCACCCCACAGGGGCACAGCTGTGAGGTAAAAAGCTGTGGGTGCATATAGGGAAGGGAGGTGTGGGGTATGGCAGTCAGCAAGTTTAAGGTCCAAGGGGCTTAGGGCTCAGAACCAGGTTGCAGGGGCTGCAGAGGTGAGGCAGCCTTCAGCACTGTCCCCAGTTAAAGGAAGTGGTAGCAGGGAGGTGATGCTCATACCTGTACTGGCAAGTGGGTCCCTTGAGCTGGCAGAGTCGCTGGTGCAGGCGGGCACGGTACCAGTAGCTGGCACCAAGCATCACCAGGACCAATAacaccaggaggctgaggagcagCCCTGTGGTCAGGGAGCTGGTTGCTGTGGGCGGAAGTCAGGTTTAAAGGAGGGCAGGGCTAAGAACTCTAGAGCCATGAAGGCGCAGGGGGCAGGGAGTGAAGTCAAGCGATCAGGGAGAGTGAAGGGGTCAAGGGGCAGACTCACGGAACCAGCAGCAAAGGGGGGTCAGAAAGAGAGGGCCGAGGGGGAAAGATAAAGCATGAACCACTTTGCCCTCCCAGCTGCCCCTGTCCCCCAACCCCATGCCACCTTTGAGCTGAGTGGTGCAGTCAGGGGGTGCCCAGCCCTCCTCACAGTAGCAGTGCCTGTTGCTGTCACAGACCTAGGAGGTATAAGGTGAGCAATGAGGAATGCTGCACTCTGGAACTATTTCCTTGTCTCTAGCTTTTCAAGATCTCACATTTCTACAACTGGGGGTTGTGCTGGGTGTGATGTGTAGAGAGAGCCTGGAGGGTCTTTATCCACACCAGAGCAAATTAGATCAAActaacacttactgagcaccttctgtgtgctgggcactgtggtacATGCTtgctttctttgtgtttgttttgttttgttttattttattttagacagcaagtaagatggagtctcactctgttgcccaggctggagtgcagtggtacaattatggctcactgcagccccgaactcctgggctgaagcaatcctcctgccttggcctcccaagtagctgggagcacaggtgtgcaccagcaggcctaatttttaaatttttccttgatagagacgaggtctcactatgttgaccaggctggttttgaactcctggcctcaagtgatcctcctgccttggcctcccaaagtactgtgatttggctgggtgcagtggctcacccctgtaatcccagcactttgggaggccaaggcgggtggatcacttgaggtcagaagttcgagattagcctggccaacatggtgaaacccatctctattgaaaataaaaaaattagctgggcgtggtggcgggtgcctgtaatcccagctaggaggctgaggcaggagaaacaattgagcctgggaggcggaggttgcagtgagccgagttcgcgccagtgcactccagcctaggcaacagagcaagactctgtctcaaaacaaaacaaacaaacaaacaaacaaaactgtgattataggcgtgagccaccgtgcccagcctgtgctAGATGCTTTCATACTCACCTCATGTGCCTTGGATGGGGATACTGTTATTATAGCCATTTGataggtggggaaactgagctCAGCAAAGTTAGTAACCAGCCTGAGGTCACACAACTAGGAAGTAGTAGAGCAAGGATTAGAACCCAGATATGTCTGTTTCCAAAGCCCAGCATCCTTTTCCTCTCTAGAGGCTCTCTGCTCCCCTTCCACTTCACCCATCCCAGCTCACCCCATGTCCATGGCATTTGCTTCGACATTCCTGTGCCCCCAGGAGATCCACACGCTGGCATCGATGGTCTATGCACACCTGACCCAGGGAGAGAAAATCCTGGATCAGATTCCCACAGAGTTTTAATGGGACTGGGAGGCCAACAAGGTTGAGGTCACACCCTGCGTTTACATATGGGGAAACCAGCGCGTAGTGGGTTGATAGGCTTTGCTCCATCTGAAGTAAGAAACTGACTTCCCTTGGAGTCCCTGCCTTTGACATTGGTGAACGGTGAAGTCTGGGCACTTCACTGTGgtccaaatgtcccttctcataCCTGGTCTTGCCCACCCAGGTTGCTCACCAGGCCAGGGCCACAGGCTGTGCCAGGCAGAGTCAGGAGGGGCTGGGCCACATCACTGCCCAGGTCCAGGTGCACCCAGCTGCAGTTCAGCTCAGTCCCATTCACATCTATTGTCTCCCAGAGTAGATCCTGGATGGACCCCAGCAGAGGCTGGGTCCTACCTGTCTGGCACTGGAGTTGCCCGCAAATGGCATCtctgggggaagggggaagggaacaCAGGTTAGTAGAAGCAGGGCCAAGACTCCCAGAAACCCAAAGGAGGAGCCAGGTTTCCTCACTTACCTAGGGGTACAGGACACGTAGCCGCCACTGGGGTTGCGCCCACAGCTCCCAAAGGCATTTCCCCGAGTATTGGCTGTCTGGAGGCAAAGTGGCGCAGCGGGCTGGGCTCCAGGTCCCCAAAGTGACTGGCACTGCTGGGCATAGGAGGCACAACGCCCATGCATGCACACAGCTTGCCCACCAGCGCAGGGCTCGCCGTCCCCTAGGCTGATATCAGGGGGACACTGGGAGCTGTCTCCTGGGCAGAATTCAGGCAAGTCACAATCCCCTCTGGTAGGACGACACTGCCAGCCAGACGGGCGTAGCTGTCGAGGGTGGATGAGCATCAGTGTGGGCACTGGGCAAATCCAGCTAGGGGGTCAGAATGACCCTTTCCACCTTGGCCCCGGCAGGTGAGCTCTGGGTGGCCAGTCTAGTCTCTACCCACCTGGCAATTTTGACAACAGGGTCCGTCGGATGCACACTGTGCCCCTGGCCTCAGCTGGCAGGTTGAGGAATCACAGCAGGGATCGGTGCAGTCCTGTGGGCAGGAGCACGGGGGCCAGGCATCAGAGCAGGTGGGGCCTGTGAGCCTCCCTCcaatccctcctcctcccacaggCCAAGACCAGAAGGACGCCCAGAACTACACAGCAAGCAAGGGCTAGAGACGAACAACCCATGTGCTGTCCCCACAGACATGGCAAGTAGGAGAGGGGTGGGAAGTCCCTTCAGAACCCAAGAGGAGCTCAGGAGGCTAGGAGAGGGCTAATGACCAGGGTGAAGGCACAGAAGTGAGTGGGGCGAGGCTTTGGGAAAGGGGCTCACATCTGGGAAGCCACAGTCACACTGCTCGCCCGGCTCCACAAACATATTTCCACAGAAAGCAGCCATAGGAGGCAGGTTAGGCAGCCGTTCAAAGAGGCAGCTGCCCATTCCATCCAGGAGGGCTTTCTCCAGGGCCTGTCGGCTGCAGTTGCTGAAGTTCAGGCCTGGCAGGAAGCTGGGGAGGGTGGCAAGGAAGGTTGGGGCTGGGGGCCTCTCCCTGCCCCTTGCCCCACCGCCTCTCTCCATCCTGCAGCTACTCACTCTGTGGAGGCCTCCATGATGCAGGTCTTGGCTGGGGCTGGACCTGGACAGGGGCAGCTATTCCCAGGCAAATCATGGTCCAGGCCCAGGCTGTGGCCCAACTCATGGGCTATGGAGGAGGCGACTCCCAGGATGCTGGTGGAGTGGTCCTGTCGTTGGGGAGGGGTACCGCAGGTCCAGTCCCAGCCTGCCTCCACCACAATGCCCAGACCACCCTCTCTGCTTCTGTTCCCTCCATGTCTGACCTCACGGGCACTCAGCAGGCACTGCTTCCCTCCTGAATTGCTTCTAAAGTAGCAGAACCCAGGCCTGGATGGCAGAAACCTGGGCTCTAGCTCAGCTCTGTCCCCCTCCCTCACTGTGGGCCCTTGGAGATCACCTCTGTTCtttgggcctcagctgcctcctaCCCTCCTCCAAGAAATGGGAAGACTGCACAGGGGATGACTGTGTACACTGTGACGAGCTGACCACAAGCGAGGGCTCCCGGACTGCAAAGGCCACATCACGCATCTCCACCCTGTATACCCATAGCTTTGGGGTTGGGCAACTTTGTAGGGGGATTTCAGTGAATAAATGCCTCCACACTTGGGAGGAACTGAATTGGGAATGAGGAGGAGACCTGGAAATAACTCACCATGTTCACACCTCCTGAGAAGTCAGGAGAACAGATGGAGTTCTGAATGGCCATGCCCACCATAGGCCCAGAGAATGAAGTACCACTGTGGGACAGAGAGGCCAAAGTTCAGGGCCAGAAGCCACGGTGGTCAGAGCTTCAGGGGCTGAGGTAAGTGCTGAAGGGGTGTGAATTTGGCCAGGACAGGACTGGCCTCTCTGGCTGGGTCTGGGCCTTACGTCACCAGCTGGGCACTGTCGTGAGGCAATCGAGGCAGCAAATGTGCCCTGCGCCAGTGGAGGAAGTTTTCGAGGGTGACAGCCGGGTTTGGGCTGATCTCCACCAGGTCACGCTGGGTCCAGGCCTCCAGGCCCACTAGTGCCACTCGTACATTCAGAGGCCGGAAGAACTGAAAGAGAGTTGGGGCTCAGAAGAGGGGCTGTTATGGTcaggggcctggggtgggggctgccctGTCCAGCACTCACTGTGTCCAGCAAGAGGGCCACTTCCAGTGTGCGGTTCAGCAGGTGCTGGAAGTCCTGGTATTTCTGGACCTGTAGGCCAAGAGAGGTGACATGAAAGGCGGCAGGGCAGTGTGGGGGGAGGAGGATGCGCAGGGGCCAGCCGGCTCACCTCCGAGTGATCAGCCACAATCACCAGCTCCACAGTCTTGGTCTCTGTTACCACATCCCGCCTCCACTATGGACAAAAAGAAGTATCAGGCAAACCTGTCGCTCGCAGCCAACAGCTGTGCAGGGCTGACCAAGAGGCAGCCACTCCTACTCTGTGGGTGAAACAGGAGGGTGAagagcccattttacagatgagccaCTGAGGGCCAGAGGGCCCAGGAACTTGCCAAGGAGGACCAGGAAGTAGATAATGAAGGTCGGAGTAGACCCCTGCTTTTCTGGCTCCAAACTCAGtggttttttttcaaatttttaaaaaataataatttagcccggcacggtggctcatgcctgtaatcccagcactttgggaggctgaggtgggcggatcacgaggtcaggagatcgagaccatcctggctagcatggtgaaaccctgtctgtactaaaaaatacaaaaaattagccgggcgtagtagcgggcgcctgtagtcccagctactcgggaggctgaggcaggagaatagcgtgaacctgggaggcggagcttgcagtgagccgagatcaagccactgcacgccagcctgggtgacagagcgagactccatctcaaataataataataataataataatttgaaaaaatccCAATATCAACTCTTGTCACTTACCATATGCCTGGCACAGTTTTAAGCACTTCACATCtatattgactcatttaatcttcccagcAACTCTCTGCAGCAAGTagttttattatcttcattttacagattaggaaattgGGTTTATATTGCTTTAGCACTGGTAACTATGTATTATCTATAACCAAGTGAGAGCTCTCTGCAAAAGGGATCATAAGACAGATGAAGCGTTTGAGCCAAATACAACTAATATGGATAGGCCATTTATTAGTTGTATGGCCTCGGGCAAACCACCTAACCTGTCTCagctagattttattttattttattttatattttatatattttattttattttattttattttattttttgagatgaggtctcactctgtcacccaggctggtgtgtagtggctcgatttcgactcactgcaacctccgccttctgggctcaGACGATTCTTCCACTTgggcctcctgagtggctggaactacaggcacatgccaccatgcctggacactTTTTGTAaggtttcttcattttaaaatagagcTATTGATAGCACCTACCTCCTAGGTATGGGAGGAGTACACGAGCTAATGTTCACAAAGTTCCCAACATGTGGAAAGTGCTCCATTCGCAGGAGCTGTTGTTACTGTGAACACATAGCTCTGAGTGTCTGGGGGTCAGCGCTCAGGACAAGCGAAGCCCACTCCCCTGCCATTCATCCTCACCCGGCGAATGTGGCGCTGTCCCAGGGGGTGCTCTGGTGGAGTCTGAGTGTGTACAGGTTCCCGCCAGCTCAGGACACAGGTGTGGCCTGGCAGGTGGAGATCTTGGATTCGGGAAATAATGGGAGGACCCTGAACGTCCCCAGGCCCCTGCTCCAGCGTATAGCTTCTCTCTGGGGACAGGACCACCAAGcctctaagaaaaaagaaaggaagttagAAAACATTACAGCTCCATGCCTGGGTCTCCTTACTTTCTCTACTGTCATCAAATCCGCCCAGTATACCTGAGCCCAGAGCAGGTGCAGACGGACACCCAGGAGGCTGCATATCCCTGCACTCTTCCCTGGTAGCAGCAGTTCTCCTGCGGCACAGGAACAACATTAGTGTTGTCTCAGAGAGCAGACCAGGACTGGAACCGAGGAGTCTAGCTTGACAGTAAAAATAGGCAGCGTCTTCTCATCTTCCAGTTAcccccttcctctttcccctagGCCAAAAACGGCACAAGAGGCCCTGACTCACCAGAGTGTGTCCCTCACTGACCACCCGAGTGCCATCGGGCTGGTACCACACCAGGGTTGGGCGGCCTGGGACCAACTCCCTGTGGAGTGAAGGAAAAGAACGCAGTGCTCAAGCCACTTCCCAGGTCGTGCATTGACAAGCAGAGGCCTGAAGGTGGTGGTGGGGCTGGGGACCAGGGACCACCCCCCAGCCAACTTTTCCACTCCCTGACACCAGGTCAGCAAAGTATACTGGGTGGGCCACTGACTCTGTTTATTTGAATTCCAATCTGGTTTTCACcacatactagctgtgtgacctggggcaagttatttaatctctctgtgccttgacTTCCTCATGTATTAAATAAGGACAATAATACATGATAGTATCTCCCTtacagggttgttatgaggattaaatgagcacAAGCACTtagcacctggcacataataaatgctatACAAGTTGTTGGCCATGTGGTCACTGTTGTTGCCACCATCACTATTACCTATTCTGTAGCAGCTCCAGGATATGACTGTCACCGTCCAGCTCCAACTTGATCCTCAGGGGCTCAGGCAGACTGGTCTGTGGGCACCAGAGGGCAGGTCACCTCCCTAGACCTGCCCACAACTCCCAGCCTCTCTAACCAGAAAACCTAAGGCCCTCAGAAGAGCACCAGCGATTAGATCACTGGTGGGGGGATCCCAGGGGAAGGGCCAGGAAGCCCTGCCTGGCCTGCGCCATTGTTCTGGGGGGTTGTGTGGGGAGGTCAAGGAAGGTATCTGAGCCGCCCCTTCTCGGCTTCCTGCCCAGAGAGGAAGCACCGTGTAGGACCCAGCACAAGCCCCAGCCCTTCCTCTGACTCAGCTTTATAATGGGGTTGGGGGGTGGTTTGGTAAGGTCCTGACTCTTTCCAAATCCCCCCACTGAAAAAACCGACAACATGAGATGAAGAAAGCAAGTTTGGCTTCACAATTTCCCCAGTGGAGATGGATGGGttgggtggggctgaggcagacagatgtgcatgcagagggagagggagataaGTGAAGCCAGGTGCTGGGGTGTGGTGGGAGAGGCAGCTGGGCCTGGGATAGACCCACTACAGCAAGCTCTACCCACCAGCTCCTCAGCCAAGCTTTGGCCTTGAGACACCTGACTATGCAGGGG
This region of Macaca fascicularis isolate 582-1 chromosome 1, T2T-MFA8v1.1 genomic DNA includes:
- the ADAM15 gene encoding disintegrin and metalloproteinase domain-containing protein 15 isoform X36, which encodes MSEKAPRGPLEPQVLQDDLPISLKKVLQTSLPEPLRIKLELDGDSHILELLQNRELVPGRPTLVWYQPDGTRVVSEGHTLENCCYQGRVQGYAASWVSVCTCSGLRGLVVLSPERSYTLEQGPGDVQGPPIISRIQDLHLPGHTCVLSWREPVHTQTPPEHPLGQRHIRRWRRDVVTETKTVELVIVADHSEVQKYQDFQHLLNRTLEVALLLDTFFRPLNVRVALVGLEAWTQRDLVEISPNPAVTLENFLHWRRAHLLPRLPHDSAQLVTGTSFSGPMVGMAIQNSICSPDFSGGVNMDHSTSILGVASSIAHELGHSLGLDHDLPGNSCPCPGPAPAKTCIMEASTDFLPGLNFSNCSRQALEKALLDGMGSCLFERLPNLPPMAAFCGNMFVEPGEQCDCGFPDDCTDPCCDSSTCQLRPGAQCASDGPCCQNCQLRPSGWQCRPTRGDCDLPEFCPGDSSQCPPDISLGDGEPCAGGQAVCMHGRCASYAQQCQSLWGPGAQPAAPLCLQTANTRGNAFGSCGRNPSGGYVSCTPRDAICGQLQCQTGRTQPLLGSIQDLLWETIDVNGTELNCSWVHLDLGSDVAQPLLTLPGTACGPGLVCIDHRCQRVDLLGAQECRSKCHGHGVCDSNRHCYCEEGWAPPDCTTQLKATSSLTTGLLLSLLVLLVLVMLGASYWYRARLHQRLCQLKGPTCQYRAAQSGPPERPGPPQRALLARGTKASALGFPAPPSRPLPPDPVPKRLQAELADRPNPPTRPLPADPMVRSPKSQGPAKPPPPRKPLPADPQGRCPSGDLPGPGAGIPPLALPSRPAPPPPTVSSLYL
- the ADAM15 gene encoding disintegrin and metalloproteinase domain-containing protein 15 isoform X25 — translated: MRLALLWALGLLGAGSPLPSWPLPNIGGTEEQQAMSEKAPRGPLEPQVLQDDLPISLKKVLQTSLPEPLRIKLELDGDSHILELLQNRELVPGRPTLVWYQPDGTRVVSEGHTLENCCYQGRVQGYAASWVSVCTCSGLRGLVVLSPERSYTLEQGPGDVQGPPIISRIQDLHLPGHTCVLSWREPVHTQTPPEHPLGQRHIRRWRRDVVTETKTVELVIVADHSEVQKYQDFQHLLNRTLEVALLLDTFFRPLNVRVALVGLEAWTQRDLVEISPNPAVTLENFLHWRRAHLLPRLPHDSAQLVTGTSFSGPMVGMAIQNSICSPDFSGGVNMDHSTSILGVASSIAHELGHSLGLDHDLPGNSCPCPGPAPAKTCIMEASTDFLPGLNFSNCSRQALEKALLDGMGSCLFERLPNLPPMAAFCGNMFVEPGEQCDCGFPDDCTDPCCDSSTCQLRPGAQCASDGPCCQNCQLRPSGWQCRPTRGDCDLPEFCPGDSSQCPPDISLGDGEPCAGGQAVCMHGRCASYAQQCQSLWGPGAQPAAPLCLQTANTRGNAFGSCGRNPSGGYVSCTPRDAICGQLQCQTGRTQPLLGSIQDLLWETIDVNGTELNCSWVHLDLGSDVAQPLLTLPGTACGPGLVCIDHRCQRVDLLGAQECRSKCHGHGVCDSNRHCYCEEGWAPPDCTTQLKATSSLTTGLLLSLLVLLVLVMLGASYWYRARLHQRLCQLKGPTCQYRAAQSGPPERPGPPQRALLARGTKQASALGFPAPPSRPLPPDPVPKRLQSQGPAKPPPPRKPLPADPQGRCPSGDLPGPGAGIPPLALPSRPAPPPPTVSSLYL
- the ADAM15 gene encoding disintegrin and metalloproteinase domain-containing protein 15 isoform X4 → MRLALLWALGLLGAGSPLPSWPLPNIVLSSGVLGPAGGTEEQQAMSEKAPRGPLEPQVLQDDLPISLKKTSLPEPLRIKLELDGDSHILELLQNRELVPGRPTLVWYQPDGTRVVSEGHTLENCCYQGRVQGYAASWVSVCTCSGLRGLVVLSPERSYTLEQGPGDVQGPPIISRIQDLHLPGHTCVLSWREPVHTQTPPEHPLGQRHIRRWRRDVVTETKTVELVIVADHSEVQKYQDFQHLLNRTLEVALLLDTFFRPLNVRVALVGLEAWTQRDLVEISPNPAVTLENFLHWRRAHLLPRLPHDSAQLVTGTSFSGPMVGMAIQNSICSPDFSGGVNMDHSTSILGVASSIAHELGHSLGLDHDLPGNSCPCPGPAPAKTCIMEASTDFLPGLNFSNCSRQALEKALLDGMGSCLFERLPNLPPMAAFCGNMFVEPGEQCDCGFPDDCTDPCCDSSTCQLRPGAQCASDGPCCQNCQLRPSGWQCRPTRGDCDLPEFCPGDSSQCPPDISLGDGEPCAGGQAVCMHGRCASYAQQCQSLWGPGAQPAAPLCLQTANTRGNAFGSCGRNPSGGYVSCTPRDAICGQLQCQTGRTQPLLGSIQDLLWETIDVNGTELNCSWVHLDLGSDVAQPLLTLPGTACGPGLVCIDHRCQRVDLLGAQECRSKCHGHGLCDLRLVTNFAELSFPTYQMAIITVSPSKAHEVCDSNRHCYCEEGWAPPDCTTQLKATSSLTTGLLLSLLVLLVLVMLGASYWYRARLHQRLCQLKGPTCQYRAAQSGPPERPGPPQRALLARGTKQASALGFPAPPSRPLPPDPVPKRLQAELADRPNPPTRPLPADPMVRSPKSQGPAKPPPPRKPLPADPQGRCPSGDLPGPGAGIPPLALPSRPAPPPPTVSSLYL
- the ADAM15 gene encoding disintegrin and metalloproteinase domain-containing protein 15 isoform X27, producing MRLALLWALGLLGAGSPLPSWPLPNIGGTEEQQAMSEKAPRGPLEPQVLQDDLPISLKKTSLPEPLRIKLELDGDSHILELLQNRELVPGRPTLVWYQPDGTRVVSEGHTLENCCYQGRVQGYAASWVSVCTCSGLRGLVVLSPERSYTLEQGPGDVQGPPIISRIQDLHLPGHTCVLSWREPVHTQTPPEHPLGQRHIRRWRRDVVTETKTVELVIVADHSEVQKYQDFQHLLNRTLEVALLLDTFFRPLNVRVALVGLEAWTQRDLVEISPNPAVTLENFLHWRRAHLLPRLPHDSAQLVTGTSFSGPMVGMAIQNSICSPDFSGGVNMDHSTSILGVASSIAHELGHSLGLDHDLPGNSCPCPGPAPAKTCIMEASTDFLPGLNFSNCSRQALEKALLDGMGSCLFERLPNLPPMAAFCGNMFVEPGEQCDCGFPDDCTDPCCDSSTCQLRPGAQCASDGPCCQNCQLRPSGWQCRPTRGDCDLPEFCPGDSSQCPPDISLGDGEPCAGGQAVCMHGRCASYAQQCQSLWGPGAQPAAPLCLQTANTRGNAFGSCGRNPSGGYVSCTPRDAICGQLQCQTGRTQPLLGSIQDLLWETIDVNGTELNCSWVHLDLGSDVAQPLLTLPGTACGPGLVCIDHRCQRVDLLGAQECRSKCHGHGVCDSNRHCYCEEGWAPPDCTTQLKATSSLTTGLLLSLLVLLVLVMLGASYWYRARLHQRLCQLKGPTCQYRAAQSGPPERPGPPQRALLARGTKQASALGFPAPPSRPLPPDPVPKRLQSQGPAKPPPPRKPLPADPQGRCPSGDLPGPGAGIPPLALPSRPAPPPPTVSSLYL
- the ADAM15 gene encoding disintegrin and metalloproteinase domain-containing protein 15 isoform X23 translates to MRLALLWALGLLGAGSPLPSWPLPNIVLSSGVLGPAGGTEEQQAMSEKAPRGPLEPQVLQDDLPISLKKTSLPEPLRIKLELDGDSHILELLQNRELVPGRPTLVWYQPDGTRVVSEGHTLENCCYQGRVQGYAASWVSVCTCSGLRGLVVLSPERSYTLEQGPGDVQGPPIISRIQDLHLPGHTCVLSWREPVHTQTPPEHPLGQRHIRRWRRDVVTETKTVELVIVADHSEVQKYQDFQHLLNRTLEVALLLDTFFRPLNVRVALVGLEAWTQRDLVEISPNPAVTLENFLHWRRAHLLPRLPHDSAQLVTGTSFSGPMVGMAIQNSICSPDFSGGVNMDHSTSILGVASSIAHELGHSLGLDHDLPGNSCPCPGPAPAKTCIMEASTDFLPGLNFSNCSRQALEKALLDGMGSCLFERLPNLPPMAAFCGNMFVEPGEQCDCGFPDDCTDPCCDSSTCQLRPGAQCASDGPCCQNCQLRPSGWQCRPTRGDCDLPEFCPGDSSQCPPDISLGDGEPCAGGQAVCMHGRCASYAQQCQSLWGPGAQPAAPLCLQTANTRGNAFGSCGRNPSGGYVSCTPRDAICGQLQCQTGRTQPLLGSIQDLLWETIDVNGTELNCSWVHLDLGSDVAQPLLTLPGTACGPGLVCIDHRCQRVDLLGAQECRSKCHGHGVCDSNRHCYCEEGWAPPDCTTQLKATSSLTTGLLLSLLVLLVLVMLGASYWYRARLHQRLCQLKGPTCQYRAAQSGPPERPGPPQRALLARGTKQASALGFPAPPSRPLPPDPVPKRLQSQGPAKPPPPRKPLPADPQGRCPSGDLPGPGAGIPPLALPSRPAPPPPTVSSLYL
- the ADAM15 gene encoding disintegrin and metalloproteinase domain-containing protein 15 isoform X14, coding for MRLALLWALGLLGAGSPLPSWPLPNIVLSSGVLGPAGGTEEQQAMSEKAPRGPLEPQVLQDDLPISLKKTSLPEPLRIKLELDGDSHILELLQNRELVPGRPTLVWYQPDGTRVVSEGHTLENCCYQGRVQGYAASWVSVCTCSGLRGLVVLSPERSYTLEQGPGDVQGPPIISRIQDLHLPGHTCVLSWREPVHTQTPPEHPLGQRHIRRWRRDVVTETKTVELVIVADHSEVQKYQDFQHLLNRTLEVALLLDTFFRPLNVRVALVGLEAWTQRDLVEISPNPAVTLENFLHWRRAHLLPRLPHDSAQLVTGTSFSGPMVGMAIQNSICSPDFSGGVNMDHSTSILGVASSIAHELGHSLGLDHDLPGNSCPCPGPAPAKTCIMEASTDFLPGLNFSNCSRQALEKALLDGMGSCLFERLPNLPPMAAFCGNMFVEPGEQCDCGFPDDCTDPCCDSSTCQLRPGAQCASDGPCCQNCQLRPSGWQCRPTRGDCDLPEFCPGDSSQCPPDISLGDGEPCAGGQAVCMHGRCASYAQQCQSLWGPGAQPAAPLCLQTANTRGNAFGSCGRNPSGGYVSCTPRDAICGQLQCQTGRTQPLLGSIQDLLWETIDVNGTELNCSWVHLDLGSDVAQPLLTLPGTACGPGLVCIDHRCQRVDLLGAQECRSKCHGHGVCDSNRHCYCEEGWAPPDCTTQLKATSSLTTGLLLSLLVLLVLVMLGASYWYRARLHQRLCQLKGPTCQYRAAQSGPPERPGPPQRALLARGTKQASALGFPAPPSRPLPPDPVPKRLQAELADRPNPPTRPLPADPMVRSPKSQGPAKPPPPRKPLPADPQGRCPSGDLPGPGAGIPPLALPSRPAPPPPTVSSLYL